One segment of SAR324 cluster bacterium DNA contains the following:
- a CDS encoding DUF2059 domain-containing protein, which yields MVHRALFQSLVLGFFLFSVQNILANDSKEARTQAAERYLAVVPISQLLDDTFREMSKSLPKAIREGFVAQMRIVVRADVLEAATRASLVRHFTVGELNAMAEFYSSPHGASAMRKFGAYMADVMPAVQEEMILRLDHMERQVE from the coding sequence ATGGTTCACCGAGCTTTGTTTCAGTCCCTGGTGCTGGGATTTTTTCTTTTTTCTGTACAAAACATTTTAGCAAACGATTCGAAAGAAGCACGTACCCAGGCAGCTGAGAGATACCTGGCAGTAGTACCGATTTCCCAACTGCTTGATGACACTTTCAGAGAGATGAGCAAATCCTTGCCAAAAGCTATCCGTGAGGGATTCGTAGCACAAATGCGGATTGTCGTCAGAGCAGATGTTCTTGAAGCAGCCACTCGAGCATCACTGGTCAGACATTTCACCGTTGGTGAATTAAACGCAATGGCTGAATTCTACAGTTCTCCTCATGGAGCCAGTGCCATGCGAAAATTCGGAGCCTACATGGCTGACGTGATGCCCGCTGTTCAGGAAGAGATGATTTTGAGACTGGATCACATGGAACGCCAGGTAGAATAG
- a CDS encoding pentapeptide repeat-containing protein produces MKNFVSKTTKSLLMTLLVVPALSACKNMPPIEQTSPLLGAYLQGSNVLEGNFLESDSFEFNLSQTFQPQIEFIEQLDFQWVEEGVQWTQTTAIDLFDFEIPDVDIPELSVPNVALPTISLPEVSLPDVSLIGSILPVTEAEEVKELQDNKNESFLAKKNLVKASLMDVDLSAVDLSGKDLSGADLRGSDLSHADLTGANLTGAQLWQAKLRKVALRDTDLSGMDFSEMDLSGADLRGVNLSGANLWGTKLYRTNLSGANLSGARLSNADLSQSELSGANLSNAELYNTQLRRANLSAANLSGADLQKAQLTHTNLHKANLTSAWLAGANLKEANLSEANLFRSTLHGANLQDADLSAANLMEASLIKANLQDVDLQDADLNKTILFKASVSKSALIEAQLCLTSLPDYTMHNRDCEQTRSI; encoded by the coding sequence ATGAAAAATTTCGTCTCAAAAACAACAAAATCATTACTGATGACTCTTCTTGTTGTTCCGGCTCTATCAGCCTGTAAGAACATGCCTCCAATCGAACAAACCTCACCTCTACTAGGTGCTTATCTTCAGGGTTCTAACGTTTTGGAAGGTAATTTTCTCGAGAGCGATTCTTTTGAATTTAATCTTTCTCAAACATTTCAGCCACAAATCGAATTCATCGAGCAACTCGATTTTCAGTGGGTTGAAGAAGGGGTGCAATGGACGCAAACTACTGCGATAGATTTGTTCGACTTCGAAATTCCTGATGTGGACATTCCCGAACTTAGCGTCCCAAATGTAGCCCTTCCAACGATTAGTCTCCCAGAAGTCAGCCTTCCTGACGTAAGCCTGATTGGGTCGATCTTGCCAGTGACGGAGGCTGAAGAAGTGAAAGAATTACAAGATAACAAAAATGAATCCTTCCTAGCTAAAAAAAATCTGGTGAAAGCAAGCTTGATGGATGTTGATCTTTCTGCGGTTGATCTCTCTGGCAAAGACCTTTCTGGCGCAGACCTGCGAGGTTCAGATCTGAGCCACGCTGACCTCACAGGAGCTAACCTAACTGGAGCACAGCTTTGGCAGGCAAAGCTGAGAAAAGTAGCCTTGCGAGACACGGATCTATCTGGGATGGATTTCTCTGAAATGGATCTGAGTGGGGCAGATCTAAGGGGCGTCAACCTGAGTGGGGCCAATCTGTGGGGAACCAAACTATACCGCACAAATCTGAGTGGGGCCAATTTGAGTGGAGCCCGTCTCTCTAATGCAGATCTCTCTCAGTCAGAGCTCAGTGGAGCCAATCTTTCCAACGCTGAACTCTATAACACACAGTTAAGGAGAGCCAATCTCAGTGCAGCCAACCTCTCCGGAGCAGATCTACAAAAAGCCCAATTGACACATACCAATCTGCACAAGGCCAACCTGACAAGTGCCTGGCTAGCTGGTGCAAATCTAAAGGAGGCCAATCTCTCTGAAGCAAATCTCTTCCGAAGCACTCTGCATGGTGCAAACCTACAAGATGCAGATCTAAGCGCGGCAAACTTGATGGAAGCATCACTGATCAAGGCCAACCTGCAGGATGTGGATCTGCAGGACGCGGATCTGAATAAGACCATTCTGTTCAAAGCCTCTGTCAGCAAATCTGCTCTGATTGAAGCGCAACTGTGCCTCACCAGCCTACCCGACTACACAATGCATAACCGAGATTGTGAGCAAACGCGATCAATCTAA